AGATGGCAATTTCTACTGTCTGAACTATGATTTTTGTGATTATTTTGATGAAGATGATGAAGATGATGAATTTGCCCTCAGAATCACAAAAATCACAAAAATCAGACAAATCACAGTTCAGACGATAATTTCTACTGTCTGAACTATGATTTTTGTGATTATTTTGATGAAGATGATGAAGATGATGAATTTGCCCTCAGAATCACAAAAATCACAAAAATCAGACAAATCACAGTTCAGACGATAATTTCTACTGTCTGAACTATGATTTTTGTGATTATTTTGATGAAGATGATGAAGATGATGAATTTGCCCTCAGAATCACAAAAATCACAAAAATCAGACAAATCACAGTTCAGACGATAATTTCTACTGTCTGAACTATGATTTTTGTGATTATTTTGATGAAGATGATGGAGATGATGAATTTCCCCTCAGAATCACAAAAATCACAAAAATCAGACAAATCACAGTTCAGATGGCAATTTCTACTGTCTGAACTATGATTTTTGTGATTATTTTGATGAAGATGATGGAGATGATGAATTTCCCCTCAGAATCACAAAAATCACAAAAATCAGACAAATCACAGTTCAGACGATAATTTCTACTGTCTGAACTATGATTTTTGTGATTATTTTGATGAAGATGATGGAGATGATGAATTTCCCCTCAGAATCACAAAAATCACAAAAATCAGACAAATCACAGTTCAGATGGCAATTTCTACTGTCTGAACTATGATTTTTGTGATTATTTTGATGAAGATGATGAAGATGATGAATTTGCCCTCAGAATCACAAAAATCACAAAAATCAGACAAATCACAGTTCAGACGATAATTTCTACTGTCTGAACTATGATTTTTGTGATTATTTTGATGAAGATGATGAAGATGATGAATTTCCCCTCAGAATCACAAAAATCACAAAAATCAGACAAATCACAGTTCAGATGGCAATTTCTACTGTCTGAACTATGATTTTTGTGATTATTTTGATGAAGATGATGGAGATGATGAATTTCCCCTCAGAATCACAAAAATCACAAAAATCAGACAAATCACAGTTCAGATGGCAATTTCTACTGTCTGAACTATGATTTTTGTGATTATTTTGATGAAGATGATGGAGATGATGAATTTCCCCTCAGAATCACAAAAATCACAAAAATCAGACAAATCACAGTTCAGACGATAATTTCTACTGTCTGAACTATGATTTTTGTGATTATTTTGATGAAGATGATGAAGATGATGAATTTGCCCTCAAAATCACAAAAATCACAAAAATCAGACAAATCACAGTTCAGACGGTGATTTTCTTCTTCTTCCTCCTCCTGACTCGGTGACTTGGTGACTCCTTTCTTAAACTACTAACCCAGAACGTAAAGCCCGAACTGCTGCTTGGGTACGATCATCAGCACAGAGTTTATTTAAGATATTGCGAACATGAGTTTTTACCGTGCCTACAGTAATATATAACTTCTCCGCGATTTGTGAATTACTGCAACCAGCCACAATCAAGCCTAAAATTTCCAGTTCCCGGATGGTGAGGGGGTAAGTTTCTAAAACTTGTTCATATTCTATTTCCAGAGCTTCAATTTTGACAGTTTTTGGCTTATCCGATGATTGATGATCACCGGGGACACCTTGACGCATTTTTCGTAATACTATACTAGCGATCGCTGGATCAATCCAAGAGTTACCATTAAAAGTTGCTTGTACAGCTTCAATAAATTTATTAACACTTGTATCCTTCATATAATAAGAATCTGCCCCGGCCGCAAAAGCTGCCAAAACGACATTTTCTGCATTATTCATGGTCAAAATCAATATTTTTGTCTGTGATTGTCCTGTTTCCGTCTGATAACGTCTAAATTTGCGCGTCAGTTCAATCCCATCCATATCAGGTAAACCAATATCAATCACAGCCACATCTGGTTTAGTTGTTTCTAAAAGTTTGAGTCCGAGATTCGCACTAGCAGCCTCACCAACCACTTTAAAACCGCCGCGCAACTGCAATTCAGTTTTCAGTCCCATGCGCGTCAAATCATGATCTTCAATTAATAGAATACTAATTTCACTCATTATTACACCCATAATAATTCAGATTACTTCTTGTAATAGTGCCAGTAGAAAGAAAGCAGGAGAAAAAGCCTGTGAATTTAAAAAAAAATTGTATCTAATTTATCCAATCCTCAGCGTATATGATCTCTGAACCAATAAACATCTAC
The window above is part of the Dolichospermum sp. DET69 genome. Proteins encoded here:
- a CDS encoding response regulator transcription factor; translation: MSEISILLIEDHDLTRMGLKTELQLRGGFKVVGEAASANLGLKLLETTKPDVAVIDIGLPDMDGIELTRKFRRYQTETGQSQTKILILTMNNAENVVLAAFAAGADSYYMKDTSVNKFIEAVQATFNGNSWIDPAIASIVLRKMRQGVPGDHQSSDKPKTVKIEALEIEYEQVLETYPLTIRELEILGLIVAGCSNSQIAEKLYITVGTVKTHVRNILNKLCADDRTQAAVRALRSGLVV